A DNA window from Candidatus Peregrinibacteria bacterium contains the following coding sequences:
- a CDS encoding inositol monophosphatase family protein yields the protein MLNFAKRIALEAGDIVKKYYYSDHLVIENKSEKDLVTEADKACEKFLVEAINKEFMGHGILGEEGFSNDNTKDYTWIIDPIDGTSNFAHRLPIFAISIGLENKNKEIILGIVYNPISGEFFSAEKGKGAYLEIIGANGINMEPKKLQVSKETKLSKSLLATGFHPAFPKMMKRNFKYFEELQMASHTIRRLGAASIDLAYTAAGYFEGYWELKLKPWDMAAGVLLVTEAGGKVSTLDNSDFSIYDPEILATNGLIHEEILTYFKQ from the coding sequence ATGTTAAATTTTGCAAAACGTATAGCGCTGGAAGCCGGAGATATAGTAAAAAAATATTACTATTCAGATCATCTGGTTATCGAAAATAAATCTGAAAAAGATTTGGTAACAGAGGCTGACAAAGCTTGTGAGAAATTTCTCGTTGAAGCGATCAACAAAGAATTTATGGGCCATGGCATACTCGGTGAAGAAGGTTTTTCGAACGACAATACCAAGGACTACACTTGGATCATCGACCCTATAGACGGAACTTCAAACTTCGCACACAGATTACCTATTTTTGCGATCTCAATCGGACTTGAAAATAAAAATAAGGAAATAATTCTTGGCATCGTATACAATCCAATCTCTGGAGAATTTTTCTCAGCGGAAAAAGGCAAAGGCGCATATCTGGAAATCATAGGGGCAAACGGAATCAACATGGAACCGAAAAAACTTCAAGTTTCAAAAGAAACCAAACTTTCAAAATCCCTACTCGCAACCGGATTTCATCCGGCATTTCCTAAAATGATGAAAAGAAATTTTAAATATTTCGAAGAACTTCAGATGGCATCTCACACTATCCGCAGACTCGGGGCTGCAAGTATCGACCTGGCTTACACAGCCGCCGGGTATTTCGAAGGATACTGGGAACTCAAACTCAAGCCATGGGATATGGCGGCGGGAGTATTACTTGTCACCGAAGCTGGCGGCAAAGTCTCTACCCTGGATAACTCGGATTTCTCAATCTACGATCCGGAAATCCTCGCCACAAATGGA